A single genomic interval of Candidatus Sulfotelmatobacter sp. harbors:
- a CDS encoding cyclic nucleotide-binding domain-containing protein has product MIAGETLFHRGDPGNTMFVVLDGEVVLTVGDMVVERLGAGAMFGEMALIEQMPRTATATAFSPTKIVEVDQKRFLYLVQNTPFFALDVMRTMAARLRRMDDLQLR; this is encoded by the coding sequence TTGATCGCCGGCGAGACGCTCTTTCACCGCGGCGACCCCGGCAACACGATGTTTGTAGTGCTCGACGGCGAGGTGGTCCTCACGGTCGGCGACATGGTCGTCGAACGCCTCGGGGCAGGCGCGATGTTCGGTGAGATGGCGCTCATCGAGCAGATGCCGCGCACGGCCACCGCGACCGCGTTCTCCCCGACAAAGATCGTCGAGGTGGATCAGAAGCGGTTCCTCTATCTCGTCCAGAATACACCCTTCTTCGCACTCGACGTGATGCGCACGATGGCGGCGCGCCTGCGCCGCATGGACGATCTGCAGCTCCGCTAG
- a CDS encoding ABC transporter permease: MISFVQTVRMALQALVRNKSRSLLTMLGVVIGVAAVIVTVAIGTGAKSSVASQINALGSNMLVVLPGSVSTTGARTGLGGASTLTAADGMAIAQLPGVAAVSPVVNLRTQVIAGGQNWQTTVSGVAPSYTYVRSWPTASGRFFTQDETNSSAKVAVLGQTVVSQLFPGGQNPVGTTVEIGNVPFTVIGTLTAKGQSGPGQDQDDTVLIPYTSAQQRITGTTTVAELMVSAVDQDHLDPVQAQITSLLEQRHQIAAGQPDDFQVRNLADIAQAASATASILALLLASVAAVSLLVGGIGIMNIMLVSVTERTREIGLRVAVGARGAAILRQFLIEAVVLATGGGGIGVVLGVIGAGAIALFAHWPASVPFSAVAMALAFSAAVGVFFGYWPARKAAALDPIRALRFE, translated from the coding sequence ATGATCAGCTTCGTTCAAACCGTACGCATGGCGCTGCAGGCGCTGGTACGCAACAAGTCGCGCTCGCTGCTCACGATGCTCGGCGTCGTAATCGGCGTTGCGGCGGTGATCGTCACCGTCGCGATCGGAACGGGCGCCAAGAGCTCCGTCGCGAGTCAAATCAACGCTCTCGGCAGCAACATGCTGGTCGTGCTGCCGGGCAGCGTCTCGACGACGGGCGCGCGCACGGGCCTGGGCGGTGCGTCGACGCTCACCGCGGCCGACGGCATGGCCATCGCCCAGTTGCCCGGCGTCGCGGCGGTCTCGCCGGTGGTCAACCTGCGCACGCAGGTCATCGCCGGCGGGCAGAACTGGCAGACGACGGTCAGCGGCGTCGCGCCCAGCTACACCTACGTGCGGAGCTGGCCGACCGCCAGCGGCCGGTTCTTCACCCAAGACGAGACCAACAGTTCGGCCAAGGTCGCGGTGCTCGGCCAAACCGTCGTCTCGCAGCTCTTTCCGGGCGGTCAGAACCCGGTCGGCACGACCGTCGAGATCGGCAACGTCCCGTTCACGGTCATCGGCACGCTGACGGCCAAAGGACAGAGCGGTCCGGGCCAAGATCAGGACGACACGGTGCTCATCCCCTACACCTCGGCGCAGCAGCGCATCACGGGGACGACGACGGTCGCCGAGCTGATGGTCTCCGCGGTCGACCAGGATCACCTCGATCCGGTGCAGGCCCAGATCACCTCGCTGCTCGAGCAGCGTCACCAGATCGCGGCCGGGCAGCCCGACGACTTCCAGGTGCGCAACCTGGCCGACATCGCGCAGGCCGCGTCGGCGACGGCGTCGATCCTCGCGCTCCTGCTGGCGTCGGTCGCGGCGGTCTCGCTGCTGGTCGGCGGGATCGGGATCATGAACATCATGCTCGTCTCGGTCACCGAGCGCACGCGCGAGATCGGTTTGCGCGTCGCGGTCGGCGCCCGCGGCGCGGCGATCCTGCGCCAGTTCCTGATCGAAGCGGTCGTCTTGGCGACCGGCGGCGGCGGGATCGGCGTCGTGCTCGGCGTCATCGGCGCCGGTGCGATCGCGCTGTTCGCGCACTGGCCGGCGAGCGTGCCGTTCTCGGCGGTCGCGATGGCGCTGGCGTTCTCGGCGGCGGTCGGCGTGTTCTTCGGCTACTGGCCGGCGCGCAAGGCGGCCGCCCTCGACCCGATCCGCGCCCTGCGCTTCGAGTAG
- a CDS encoding restriction endonuclease, with protein MAGKTHLPFDVVEAAIQVAGQAFHYKSGLKRLFLRAGVPPAMYERYEQEMKYVIARNVFADLDERSTAGYEIAVRIVQEMCSIRRIADPSVDAAAAKKAIERLKQLANATLISEAEDEVERKRRERLESERLSQLNFRQKTLGELLLKYGELLREANRQKAGYALEELLEDLFRAYELEYRPSYRAAAQQIDGAFKFEKFDYLLEVKWTQDEAGLEQLVAFKGKVDSKIQSTRGLFLSMNGFRADVVEVFHRGTSTNVILMDGHDLVLILEGRIELPDALELKTSKAAHEGTLYVPLRLHC; from the coding sequence ATGGCTGGTAAAACGCACCTTCCTTTTGATGTTGTCGAGGCAGCAATCCAAGTTGCGGGCCAGGCATTTCACTATAAGAGCGGCTTGAAAAGGCTGTTCTTACGGGCGGGAGTACCACCCGCGATGTACGAGCGCTATGAGCAAGAAATGAAATATGTCATCGCGAGGAATGTTTTTGCTGATCTCGATGAACGCAGCACCGCAGGATACGAAATCGCGGTGCGGATTGTTCAAGAGATGTGCTCAATTAGGCGCATTGCTGATCCGAGCGTTGATGCAGCGGCTGCCAAGAAGGCCATTGAGCGGCTTAAGCAGCTTGCGAATGCTACCCTTATTTCCGAGGCAGAAGACGAGGTCGAACGAAAACGCCGGGAGCGACTCGAAAGCGAAAGGCTTTCGCAACTAAACTTCCGCCAAAAGACGCTCGGCGAGTTGCTACTGAAATACGGAGAACTGCTAAGAGAGGCGAATAGGCAAAAGGCCGGCTACGCCCTCGAAGAATTGCTTGAGGACCTTTTCCGAGCATATGAATTGGAATATAGACCATCTTATCGAGCGGCAGCGCAGCAGATCGATGGCGCTTTCAAGTTTGAAAAATTTGACTATCTGCTGGAAGTCAAGTGGACACAAGACGAAGCCGGACTTGAGCAGTTAGTAGCATTTAAGGGGAAGGTAGATAGCAAGATTCAGAGCACCCGCGGATTGTTCTTGTCAATGAATGGCTTTCGGGCCGACGTCGTCGAGGTTTTTCACCGCGGTACGAGCACAAACGTCATTTTGATGGACGGGCATGACTTGGTACTGATTCTCGAGGGACGGATCGAGCTACCTGATGCACTCGAATTAAAAACTTCGAAAGCCGCTCACGAGGGCACGCTATATGTGCCCCTCAGGCTCCACTGCTAG
- a CDS encoding ABC transporter ATP-binding protein, which produces MTPVVQVRALRKVYPLDGGDDVVALRGVDLDIHDGEFLAVMGPSGSGKSTFMHIVGLLDQPTSGSYTFAGHELTSLGKDQLADLRSRALGFVFQAYNLLPRTTAVENVELPMIYAGVSASERREKAMAALDAVGLAKYAHHQPNQLSGGQQQRVAIARSIVNQPQLILADEPTGALDTASSEDVMALFRRLNEERGITVMLVTHEPDVAAHARRLVTFRDGVIVSDAPTAKEVVLA; this is translated from the coding sequence ATGACACCGGTCGTCCAAGTGCGCGCTCTGCGCAAGGTCTATCCGCTCGACGGCGGCGACGACGTCGTCGCCCTGCGCGGGGTGGACCTCGACATCCATGACGGCGAGTTCCTCGCCGTCATGGGGCCCTCGGGCTCGGGCAAGTCGACGTTCATGCACATCGTCGGCCTGCTCGACCAGCCGACGTCCGGTTCGTACACCTTCGCCGGTCACGAGCTGACCTCGCTGGGCAAGGACCAGCTCGCCGACCTGCGCTCGCGGGCGCTGGGGTTCGTCTTCCAGGCGTACAATCTGCTGCCGCGCACGACGGCGGTCGAGAACGTCGAGCTGCCGATGATCTACGCCGGCGTCTCGGCGAGCGAACGCCGCGAGAAGGCGATGGCGGCGCTCGACGCGGTCGGGCTCGCCAAGTACGCGCATCATCAGCCCAATCAGCTCTCCGGCGGTCAGCAGCAGCGCGTCGCCATCGCGCGCTCGATCGTCAACCAACCACAATTGATCCTGGCCGACGAGCCGACCGGCGCGCTCGACACCGCGTCCTCCGAGGACGTGATGGCGCTCTTCCGGCGGCTCAACGAGGAACGCGGCATCACCGTCATGCTCGTCACGCACGAGCCCGACGTCGCCGCGCACGCGCGCCGGCTGGTCACGTTTCGCGACGGCGTCATCGTCTCCGATGCGCCGACCGCGAAGGAGGTCGTGCTGGCATGA
- a CDS encoding dihydrodipicolinate synthase family protein, giving the protein MQVERFRDTLKDVIGLVVTPMNRTNYALDEGALRAQIDWCFAHGATGVVASGSIGEFLHLEDDERRRVLEIVVDQARKHPGKSASAMTSGATTLQAMKWTKLAAELGYDSAVVIAPYYWKVGEREAYEHFRAVAEAELIPVTVYHNPALSKFHMSPAFFQKVAELHNVVAVKEVETELQHLEAVADALSGRALYLQTFRAYLTGRLLGSNGGQINVFAVPACVAIDEAWRNGDVRLAEEIQRRLNRVFPRGGEAALGALGMTKVTASVVTGIEMGPARPPYLAPDDAEERITKRLPELLEVVPAMRPEKRVAVHATS; this is encoded by the coding sequence ATGCAGGTCGAACGCTTCCGCGACACCCTCAAGGACGTCATCGGGCTGGTCGTCACCCCGATGAACCGCACGAACTACGCCCTCGACGAGGGCGCGCTGCGCGCGCAGATCGACTGGTGCTTCGCCCACGGCGCGACCGGCGTCGTCGCCAGCGGCTCGATCGGCGAGTTCCTCCACCTCGAGGACGACGAGCGCCGCCGGGTGCTGGAGATCGTCGTGGACCAGGCGCGCAAGCACCCGGGCAAGAGCGCCTCGGCGATGACCTCGGGCGCGACGACGCTGCAAGCGATGAAGTGGACGAAGCTCGCCGCCGAGCTCGGCTACGACAGCGCCGTGGTGATCGCGCCGTATTACTGGAAGGTCGGCGAGCGCGAGGCGTACGAGCACTTCCGCGCCGTCGCCGAGGCCGAGCTGATCCCGGTCACGGTGTATCACAACCCGGCGCTCTCGAAGTTCCACATGTCGCCGGCCTTCTTCCAAAAGGTCGCCGAGCTGCACAACGTCGTCGCGGTCAAAGAGGTCGAGACGGAGTTGCAGCACCTCGAAGCGGTCGCCGACGCGCTCAGCGGGCGCGCATTGTACCTGCAGACCTTCCGCGCGTACCTGACGGGCCGGCTGTTGGGCTCGAACGGCGGGCAGATCAACGTCTTCGCGGTACCGGCCTGCGTCGCGATCGACGAGGCCTGGCGCAACGGCGACGTCCGGCTCGCCGAAGAGATCCAGCGCCGGCTCAACCGCGTCTTCCCGCGCGGCGGCGAAGCGGCGCTGGGCGCGCTGGGGATGACCAAGGTGACGGCCAGCGTGGTGACGGGGATCGAGATGGGGCCGGCCCGCCCGCCCTACCTCGCGCCCGACGACGCCGAGGAACGCATCACGAAGCGGCTGCCCGAGCTGCTCGAAGTCGTGCCCGCGATGCGGCCCGAGAAGCGCGTCGCGGTGCACGCGACGTCATGA
- a CDS encoding metallopeptidase family protein — protein MESQDPSPRSRYQRRLARHTGANLTVAEFEAVVEEALASLPERFAAMLDNVVIAVEEEPNADDVESVVGHDDEDGGEILGIYRGVALPDRGPDDPLLPDEIAVFRGPINRIARSRREALREVRETVMHELGHYFGLEHDDLPY, from the coding sequence ATGGAAAGCCAGGATCCGTCACCGCGTTCGCGATACCAACGGCGGCTGGCGCGGCATACCGGCGCGAACTTGACGGTCGCGGAGTTCGAGGCCGTCGTCGAAGAGGCGCTGGCGTCGCTGCCGGAACGGTTCGCCGCCATGCTCGACAACGTCGTGATCGCGGTCGAGGAAGAGCCGAACGCCGACGACGTCGAGTCGGTGGTGGGGCACGACGACGAGGACGGCGGTGAGATCCTCGGCATCTACCGCGGCGTCGCGTTGCCGGACCGCGGCCCGGACGACCCCCTGCTGCCGGACGAGATCGCGGTGTTCCGCGGCCCGATCAACCGCATCGCCCGCTCGCGGCGAGAAGCGCTCCGCGAGGTCCGCGAGACCGTCATGCACGAGCTCGGTCACTACTTCGGCCTCGAGCACGACGACCTACCGTACTGA
- a CDS encoding aldehyde dehydrogenase yields MIASDVPTAQLWIDGRAVDAADGATYDDRDPASGEIVARIASGGAADVERAVAAARRAFDDGPWPRTTIAQRATVLRRLAELLIEQREELARLESRDAGKPFRETADRDVPRAADNCAFFAGAIEHREQAAFFDRKPFLGAQREIASIVREEPVGVCALLTPWNSPLMQATWKIAPAIAAGNTCVLKPSELTPLSTLKLAELCSRAGVPDGVVNVVTGFGPGAGAPLVADSRVDAVAFTGSEPTGKAINLAAAATLKKVTLELGGKSANVVCDDADLELAVEGSVLAMFRHSGQVCLAGTRLYVQSGIYDRFVERYLAAVRALRVGDPQSRESDLGPLITPQHRERVEAFCAQADAEGVEALLRGARPGSAALAAGNYYSPTIYAPRDETQTIAREEVFGPVQSIFRFASLDEVVERANATRFGLSSYIWTRDVGSGLRFAERVRAGMCWVNGYFLRDLRQPFGGVGMSGLGREGGRWSLDFFTEPKLVCIAY; encoded by the coding sequence ATGATCGCGAGCGACGTGCCGACGGCGCAGCTCTGGATCGACGGGCGCGCGGTCGACGCCGCCGACGGCGCGACCTACGACGATCGCGATCCGGCCAGCGGCGAGATCGTCGCGCGCATCGCGAGCGGCGGTGCCGCCGACGTCGAGCGCGCCGTCGCCGCGGCGCGCCGCGCGTTCGACGACGGACCGTGGCCGCGCACGACGATCGCGCAGCGCGCCACGGTGCTGCGCCGGCTGGCGGAGCTGCTGATCGAGCAGCGCGAGGAGCTGGCGCGGCTGGAATCGCGCGACGCGGGCAAACCGTTCCGCGAGACCGCCGACCGCGACGTCCCGCGCGCGGCCGACAACTGCGCGTTCTTCGCCGGCGCGATCGAGCACCGCGAACAAGCGGCGTTCTTCGACCGCAAGCCGTTCCTGGGCGCGCAGCGCGAGATCGCCTCGATCGTGCGCGAAGAGCCGGTCGGCGTCTGCGCGCTGCTCACGCCGTGGAACTCGCCGCTGATGCAGGCGACGTGGAAGATCGCGCCGGCGATCGCAGCCGGCAACACCTGCGTGCTCAAGCCCTCGGAGCTCACTCCGCTCTCGACGCTCAAGCTGGCCGAGCTGTGCTCGCGGGCCGGCGTCCCCGACGGCGTCGTCAACGTGGTGACCGGCTTCGGGCCGGGTGCCGGCGCGCCGCTGGTCGCCGATTCGCGCGTCGACGCGGTCGCGTTCACCGGCAGCGAGCCGACCGGCAAGGCGATCAACCTGGCCGCCGCCGCGACGCTCAAGAAAGTGACGTTGGAGCTGGGCGGCAAGTCGGCCAACGTCGTCTGCGACGACGCCGACCTCGAGCTGGCGGTCGAGGGCAGCGTGCTGGCGATGTTCCGCCACAGCGGGCAGGTCTGTTTGGCCGGCACGCGCCTCTACGTGCAGAGCGGGATCTACGACCGCTTCGTCGAGCGCTATCTGGCGGCGGTGCGCGCGCTGCGCGTCGGCGATCCGCAGTCGCGCGAGAGCGACTTGGGGCCGCTGATCACGCCGCAGCACCGCGAACGGGTCGAGGCCTTCTGCGCGCAGGCCGACGCCGAGGGCGTCGAGGCACTGCTGCGCGGCGCGCGGCCGGGCAGCGCCGCGCTCGCGGCCGGCAACTACTACTCGCCGACGATCTACGCGCCGCGCGACGAGACGCAGACGATCGCGCGCGAAGAGGTCTTCGGTCCCGTCCAGTCGATCTTCCGGTTCGCATCGCTCGACGAGGTGGTCGAGCGCGCGAACGCGACGCGCTTCGGCCTCTCCTCCTACATCTGGACGCGCGACGTCGGGAGCGGCCTGCGCTTCGCCGAGCGCGTGCGCGCCGGGATGTGCTGGGTCAACGGCTACTTCTTGCGCGACTTGCGCCAGCCGTTCGGCGGCGTCGGGATGAGCGGCCTGGGCCGCGAGGGCGGCCGCTGGTCGCTGGACTTCTTCACCGAGCCCAAGCTCGTGTGCATCGCCTACTAG
- a CDS encoding efflux RND transporter periplasmic adaptor subunit, with translation MNIAERPATNDRIHTVILEPPRRRPRIWLAAAAVLCIVAIIATLFVVRSRASAVSYTTVPAQTGSLAQTVTATGTLNPQNTINVGTQVSGTINTIQADYNSHVKKGQVLATIDPTTFNAALAQAQAQLAQAQANAQAAAATATGGPSSVAEASAQAAAAAAASKAALATAQSAQAGIATAQSTVTKDQSALTLAQQTLSRDRQLLAQGYVAQNQVDTDQTNFVAAQQTLDAAKLAVTQAQAQTAAAQAQAVQAGATQQAQTAQTGVSSAQAANQAATAQADIAAIGIDRAQVTTAEQNVKNTIITSPVDGTVIARDVTVGQTVAASLQTPTLFSIAQDLSKMELDLAVGEPDIGHVAAGDPVSFSVLAFPNRTFTGTVEQVRQAPTTVNNVVTYTVVVLVGNTDGSLLPGMTANATIQVAHVDNATIVPLAALSFQPPSGAFGSHHARRPQGASAPAGAAKSTAHASSSSPWGATQTVSSGAVTPGSTGRVFVLSGKTLRPVPVHVGLVSATQATVTPLRGTLAAGDAIVTADTGGARATHAAAGNPLAGGQGGGGRMLGGVR, from the coding sequence ATGAATATCGCAGAGCGGCCGGCGACGAACGACCGCATTCATACCGTCATCTTGGAGCCTCCGCGCCGTCGCCCGCGGATCTGGCTCGCTGCCGCGGCGGTGCTCTGCATCGTCGCGATCATCGCTACACTGTTCGTCGTGCGTTCGCGTGCGTCGGCGGTGAGCTACACGACCGTTCCGGCGCAGACGGGATCTCTCGCGCAGACCGTCACCGCGACCGGCACGCTCAACCCGCAGAACACGATCAACGTCGGCACGCAGGTGTCCGGCACGATCAACACGATCCAAGCCGACTACAACTCCCACGTGAAGAAGGGCCAAGTCCTGGCCACGATCGATCCGACGACCTTCAACGCGGCGTTGGCGCAGGCGCAAGCACAGCTGGCGCAGGCGCAAGCGAACGCGCAGGCCGCCGCGGCCACCGCCACCGGCGGCCCCTCGAGCGTCGCCGAGGCGTCGGCGCAGGCCGCCGCCGCGGCCGCGGCCAGCAAAGCCGCGCTCGCGACCGCCCAATCGGCCCAGGCCGGCATCGCCACCGCGCAGTCGACGGTGACCAAGGACCAGAGCGCGCTCACCCTCGCGCAGCAGACGTTGTCTCGCGACCGGCAGCTGCTGGCTCAGGGCTACGTCGCGCAGAACCAGGTCGACACCGATCAGACCAACTTCGTCGCCGCCCAGCAGACGCTCGACGCGGCCAAGCTCGCCGTGACGCAAGCGCAAGCTCAGACCGCCGCTGCACAAGCGCAGGCGGTTCAGGCCGGCGCGACGCAGCAGGCGCAGACGGCACAGACGGGCGTGAGCAGCGCGCAGGCGGCGAATCAGGCCGCCACCGCGCAGGCCGACATCGCGGCGATCGGGATCGATCGCGCGCAGGTGACGACCGCCGAGCAGAACGTCAAGAACACGATCATCACCTCGCCGGTCGACGGCACGGTGATCGCGCGTGACGTCACGGTCGGGCAGACCGTCGCGGCCAGCCTGCAGACGCCAACGCTGTTCTCGATCGCGCAGGACCTCTCGAAGATGGAGCTGGACCTCGCGGTCGGCGAGCCCGATATCGGGCACGTCGCGGCCGGGGACCCGGTCAGCTTCAGCGTCCTGGCGTTCCCCAACCGCACCTTCACCGGGACCGTCGAGCAGGTGCGTCAAGCGCCGACGACCGTCAACAACGTCGTGACCTACACCGTCGTGGTGCTGGTCGGCAACACGGACGGCTCGCTGCTCCCGGGCATGACGGCCAACGCGACGATCCAAGTCGCGCACGTCGACAACGCCACCATCGTCCCGCTGGCCGCACTCAGCTTCCAGCCGCCGAGCGGCGCGTTCGGCAGCCATCACGCACGTCGTCCGCAGGGTGCGAGCGCACCGGCCGGTGCCGCCAAGTCGACGGCGCATGCGTCGAGCAGCTCTCCGTGGGGCGCGACGCAGACGGTGAGCAGCGGCGCGGTGACGCCGGGCTCGACCGGACGCGTGTTCGTCCTGAGCGGCAAGACGCTGCGGCCGGTTCCGGTCCACGTCGGACTCGTCAGCGCGACGCAGGCGACGGTTACGCCGCTGCGCGGGACCCTCGCGGCCGGTGACGCGATCGTCACCGCCGACACCGGCGGCGCGCGGGCGACGCACGCCGCAGCCGGCAATCCGCTGGCCGGTGGTCAGGGCGGCGGTGGCCGGATGCTCGGAGGTGTGCGATGA